From Variovorax sp. PMC12, the proteins below share one genomic window:
- a CDS encoding LPS-assembly protein LptD translates to MKSRWRGWPLPSMALSLMLLLHARSAIAQETQQSWIDAPMTLRRTPQLAETIPPAERGMRPSLVDGDRLSGRPDLEVVVEGDASLRRGETRITADRLTYQPPGDLATATGNVRLNQAGSVYEGPQLQLKVESFEGFFAHVRYTLLGTGAHGDAERIDFVDANVSVARHATYTTCLRENYAGWVPAWMLSAVTLTTDNQTNLATATDAQISFLGLTTPSLPSVSFPLNNARQSGLLPPVIGFDTTNGFEYLQPYYWNIAPNRDLTLYPEIMSNRGVNLGTEFRYLEKNYSGQIRIDEMPSDSLRDRNRWGLWASHNQKLDPKPFGLDSLSTSFNINRVSDDDYWRDFSHTPTLTSRQLTNEADLNWTKGDWSGQARTLSYQTLQYAASPITPSYNRVPQVTANYTKYDWHGLDVSGTLDYTRFQVDSAYAPTLNGIKQPDGERVVGNLQISRPWVTPGGYVIPKLLLHTASYQLASPLADGRTSIASVVPTVSLDSGLVFERDASLFGSAWRQTLEPRAFYVHTPYRDQSQLPVYDTAANDISFATLYTENAFSGNDRVSDTNTLTTGVTTRLIDPVSGAESARFGIAQRFRFSDQNVTLPGGTAVTDHSGDFIFGGQVHWNPKWSIDGLAQYNMDTGKSTRDALTLRYTPAQYHTLTAAFRYQADSTATANDGTKTVDFNWQWPLSDLTGGLMGGKSATDPGRWYAVGRLSYSLHDRALSDSLVGAEYNACCWVGRIVLERLVTGRTTPDTRLMFQIQFNGFGNIGSNPTSTLLQNIQGYQPLNQSTQQPSRFTNYD, encoded by the coding sequence ATGAAATCACGCTGGCGCGGCTGGCCGCTGCCGTCGATGGCGCTTTCGCTCATGCTCCTGCTGCACGCCCGCAGCGCCATCGCGCAGGAAACGCAGCAAAGCTGGATCGACGCCCCCATGACGCTGCGGCGCACGCCGCAACTGGCAGAAACCATCCCCCCGGCCGAGCGCGGCATGCGCCCCAGCCTGGTCGACGGCGACCGCCTCTCCGGCCGGCCCGACCTCGAGGTGGTGGTGGAAGGCGACGCATCGCTGCGGCGCGGCGAAACCCGCATCACCGCCGACCGGCTCACCTACCAGCCGCCCGGCGACCTGGCCACGGCCACCGGCAACGTGCGCCTGAACCAGGCCGGCAGCGTGTACGAAGGCCCGCAGCTGCAGCTGAAGGTCGAGAGCTTCGAGGGCTTCTTCGCGCATGTGCGCTACACGCTACTGGGAACCGGCGCGCACGGCGATGCCGAGCGCATCGACTTCGTGGATGCGAACGTGTCGGTGGCGCGGCATGCCACCTACACCACCTGCCTGCGCGAGAACTATGCCGGCTGGGTGCCCGCGTGGATGCTGAGCGCAGTGACGCTGACCACCGACAACCAGACCAACCTGGCCACTGCCACCGACGCGCAGATCAGCTTCCTGGGCCTGACCACGCCTTCGCTGCCTTCGGTGAGCTTTCCGCTGAACAACGCACGCCAGAGCGGCCTGCTGCCGCCGGTGATCGGCTTCGACACCACCAACGGCTTCGAGTACCTGCAGCCCTACTACTGGAACATCGCGCCCAACCGCGACCTCACGCTCTACCCCGAGATCATGAGCAACCGCGGCGTGAACCTGGGCACCGAGTTCCGCTATCTGGAGAAGAACTACAGCGGCCAAATCCGCATCGACGAGATGCCCTCCGACAGCCTGCGCGACCGCAACCGGTGGGGCCTGTGGGCAAGCCACAACCAGAAGCTGGACCCCAAGCCCTTCGGACTCGATTCGCTCAGCACCTCGTTCAACATCAACCGCGTGAGCGACGACGACTACTGGCGCGACTTCTCGCACACGCCCACGCTGACCTCGCGCCAGCTCACGAACGAGGCCGACCTCAACTGGACCAAGGGCGACTGGAGCGGGCAGGCGCGCACCCTCTCCTACCAGACGCTGCAGTACGCGGCCTCGCCCATCACGCCTTCATACAACCGGGTGCCGCAGGTCACGGCCAACTACACCAAGTACGACTGGCACGGACTGGATGTGTCGGGCACGCTGGACTACACGCGCTTCCAGGTCGACTCGGCCTATGCGCCCACGCTCAACGGCATCAAGCAGCCCGACGGCGAGCGCGTGGTGGGCAACCTGCAGATCAGCCGGCCATGGGTCACGCCTGGCGGCTACGTGATCCCGAAGCTGCTGCTGCACACGGCCTCCTACCAGCTCGCATCGCCGCTGGCCGATGGCCGCACCAGCATCGCCAGCGTGGTGCCGACGGTGAGCCTGGACAGCGGCCTGGTGTTCGAGCGCGACGCCAGCCTCTTCGGCAGCGCCTGGCGCCAGACGCTCGAGCCCCGCGCGTTCTACGTGCACACCCCGTACCGAGACCAGAGCCAGCTGCCGGTGTACGACACGGCCGCCAACGACATCAGCTTTGCCACGCTCTATACCGAGAACGCGTTCTCGGGCAACGACCGCGTGTCGGACACCAACACGCTCACCACCGGCGTGACCACGCGGCTGATCGACCCTGTCAGCGGCGCGGAGTCGGCACGCTTCGGCATTGCGCAGCGCTTTCGCTTCAGCGACCAGAACGTCACGCTGCCGGGCGGCACGGCCGTGACCGATCATTCGGGCGACTTCATCTTCGGCGGGCAGGTGCACTGGAACCCGAAGTGGAGCATCGACGGCCTGGCGCAATACAACATGGACACGGGCAAGTCGACGCGCGACGCGCTCACGCTGCGCTACACGCCGGCGCAGTACCACACGCTCACGGCGGCCTTCCGCTACCAGGCGGACAGCACTGCGACGGCGAACGACGGCACGAAGACGGTCGACTTCAACTGGCAATGGCCGCTGAGCGACCTGACGGGCGGGCTGATGGGGGGCAAGTCGGCAACGGACCCGGGGCGCTGGTATGCGGTGGGCCGGCTGAGCTACAGCCTGCACGACCGTGCGTTGTCGGACAGCCTGGTGGGCGCGGAGTACAACGCCTGCTGTTGGGTGGGGCGCATCGTGCTCGAGCGGCTGGTGACGGGGCGCACGACGCCCGATACGCGGCTGATGTTCCAGATCCAGTTCAACGGCTTCGGCAACATCGGCTCGAATCCGACGAGCACGCTGCTGCAGAACATCCAGGGGTATCAGCCGCTGAACCAGTCTACGCAGCAGCCTAGCCGGTTTACGAACTACGACTGA
- a CDS encoding response regulator transcription factor gives MSRILLVEEGRDAASVLHEELHHAGHEIEHIDDGAVALHRILTEPPALTLLDVALPHVSGLQILEKVRARSDHPIIMLTARGEEADRLRGFELGADDYVCKPFSPREVAVRIHVVLRRYAQRQRVARPVVPITFGAVRGCAILDGHYLPLTRRESLLLRALSQEPGRVLTRSKLLEAAFPEALDVNERVVDTHIKNLRKKLATVSAAHDWIRSVYGVGFAWESRTRQDA, from the coding sequence ATGAGCCGGATCCTGTTGGTGGAGGAAGGGCGCGACGCCGCGTCGGTGCTGCACGAAGAGCTGCACCATGCCGGCCACGAGATCGAGCACATCGATGACGGCGCCGTGGCGCTGCATCGCATCCTGACCGAGCCTCCCGCACTCACGCTGCTCGACGTGGCGCTGCCGCACGTGAGCGGGCTGCAGATCCTGGAGAAGGTCCGCGCGCGCAGCGACCACCCCATCATCATGCTCACGGCGCGCGGCGAGGAGGCCGACCGGCTGCGCGGCTTCGAGCTGGGCGCGGACGACTACGTGTGCAAGCCCTTTTCGCCGCGCGAGGTGGCGGTGCGCATCCACGTGGTGCTGCGCCGCTATGCGCAGCGCCAGCGCGTGGCGCGCCCGGTGGTGCCGATCACCTTCGGCGCGGTGCGCGGCTGCGCGATCCTCGACGGGCACTACCTGCCGCTGACGCGGCGCGAATCGCTGCTGCTGCGGGCGCTGTCGCAGGAGCCGGGGCGCGTGCTCACGCGCTCGAAGCTGCTGGAAGCAGCCTTCCCCGAGGCACTGGACGTGAACGAGCGCGTGGTCGACACGCACATCAAGAACCTGCGCAAGAAGCTCGCCACCGTCTCGGCGGCGCACGACTGGATCCGCTCGGTCTACGGCGTCGGCTTCGCATGGGAATCCCGCACCCGGCAGGACGCCTGA
- a CDS encoding nuclease-related domain-containing protein — protein MTTALHKAPSRPLLTLAGHGHAQPGSDAHARRSFSIDDAQANNTATMLAVQQLTSAFGPAFGRLHVRQDLVIPMYEGSAVPTARFDVTLVCEAGIYLFEVKGWRNAVVYRKTSARALPRWFLRQHDHALAREVKDPAWQCGRKTTHLRNLLPPDLRVQYFVLLPCEGVELQGVMPTAVITPQDLPYIARVARNNGHNDHGYPLLDDAAIDRTLRLLDGLQGDLTLDDHMRNSRENSREKSARVHVRPAHPGALNLQ, from the coding sequence ATGACCACTGCCTTGCACAAAGCCCCCTCCCGTCCCTTGCTCACGCTGGCCGGCCACGGGCATGCCCAGCCGGGATCCGACGCGCACGCACGCCGCTCGTTTTCCATCGACGACGCGCAGGCGAACAACACGGCGACCATGCTGGCCGTGCAGCAGCTCACCAGTGCATTCGGGCCCGCGTTCGGCCGCTTGCACGTGCGGCAGGACCTGGTCATTCCCATGTACGAAGGCAGCGCCGTGCCCACCGCCCGCTTCGACGTGACCCTGGTGTGCGAGGCCGGCATTTACCTGTTCGAGGTGAAGGGCTGGCGCAACGCGGTGGTCTACCGCAAGACATCGGCGCGTGCGCTGCCGCGCTGGTTCCTGCGCCAGCACGACCACGCGCTGGCACGCGAGGTGAAGGACCCCGCCTGGCAGTGCGGCCGCAAGACCACGCACCTGCGCAACCTGCTGCCGCCCGACCTGCGGGTGCAGTACTTCGTGCTGCTGCCGTGCGAGGGCGTCGAGCTCCAGGGTGTGATGCCCACCGCGGTGATCACGCCGCAGGACCTGCCGTACATCGCCCGCGTGGCGCGCAACAACGGGCACAACGACCACGGCTATCCGCTGCTCGACGATGCCGCGATCGACCGCACGCTGCGGCTGCTGGACGGCCTGCAGGGCGACCTGACGCTCGACGACCACATGCGCAACAGCCGCGAGAACAGCCGCGAGAAAAGCGCGCGCGTGCACGTGCGCCCCGCGCATCCCGGCGCGCTGAATCTGCAATGA
- a CDS encoding porin, which yields MKKSLTAFAALAVCGLASAQSSVTLFGVVDAGVTYQSNTARDTVTGLSNKQSKWSLGNSGYNSSRIGFRGTEDLGGGLAASFWLEAPITNDDGATGVSTFNRRSTVSLSGGFGELRLGRDYTPTFWNDTVFDPFGTNGSGTNVISTVSGNTTINNANYVRASNSVGYFLPPNLGGFYGQLQYSFAENTSTSATSTTAATSSSAGRYVGGRFGYANGPLDIALGVGRSTAVDTAALERSVQTINLGASYDFGPVKLFGELSNVKNKFDYSAAADTHDSYNGYLIGATVPVGAGLIRVAYSQVRYNEGAAGVTGEDPLARKLAVGYVHNLSKRTALYATVARVNNRNDVNYTGSLVSASTTGYGSTGVGFSGLPRSSTGYDFGIRHAF from the coding sequence ATGAAGAAATCCCTCACGGCATTCGCTGCCCTGGCCGTCTGCGGCCTGGCCTCTGCCCAATCGTCCGTCACGCTGTTCGGTGTCGTCGACGCCGGCGTGACCTACCAGTCGAACACCGCGCGCGACACCGTCACGGGCCTGTCGAACAAGCAAAGCAAGTGGAGCCTGGGCAACTCCGGCTACAACTCCAGCCGCATCGGCTTTCGCGGCACCGAAGACCTCGGCGGCGGCCTGGCCGCGAGCTTCTGGCTCGAAGCGCCCATCACCAACGACGACGGCGCCACCGGCGTTTCCACCTTCAACCGCCGCTCCACCGTGAGCCTGTCGGGTGGCTTCGGCGAGCTGCGCCTGGGCCGCGACTACACGCCCACCTTCTGGAACGACACCGTCTTCGATCCGTTCGGCACCAACGGCTCGGGCACCAACGTGATCAGCACCGTCAGCGGCAACACCACCATCAACAACGCCAACTACGTGCGCGCCAGCAACTCGGTGGGCTACTTCCTGCCGCCGAACCTGGGCGGCTTCTACGGCCAGCTGCAGTACAGCTTTGCCGAGAACACCAGCACCAGCGCCACCAGCACCACGGCCGCGACCAGCAGCAGCGCCGGGCGCTACGTGGGCGGACGATTCGGCTATGCCAACGGCCCGCTGGACATCGCGCTGGGCGTGGGCCGCAGCACCGCCGTGGACACCGCCGCGCTGGAGCGCAGCGTGCAGACCATCAACCTGGGCGCTTCGTACGACTTCGGTCCGGTCAAGCTGTTCGGCGAGCTGTCGAACGTGAAGAACAAGTTCGACTACTCGGCCGCGGCCGACACGCACGACAGCTACAACGGCTACCTGATCGGCGCGACCGTTCCTGTGGGCGCCGGCCTGATCCGCGTGGCGTATTCGCAGGTTCGCTACAACGAAGGCGCCGCGGGCGTCACGGGCGAAGACCCGCTGGCACGCAAGCTCGCGGTCGGCTACGTACACAACCTGTCCAAGCGCACGGCGCTGTATGCGACGGTGGCGCGCGTGAACAACCGCAACGACGTGAACTACACCGGCAGCCTGGTGTCGGCCAGCACCACGGGCTACGGCAGCACCGGCGTGGGCTTCTCGGGCCTGCCGCGTTCGTCGACCGGCTACGACTTCGGCATTCGCCACGCGTTCTGA
- a CDS encoding ATP-binding protein produces the protein MNSQGTARRWPGPPLALQITGLLLAGLVVAQIVTLALTVLLPPEPQRQWELGDIARVLSGRAAEGRNASLLQRSLQAGAPEPKGQGWLTSERSRRDLAQLLERDESEVRLYFFTPLPFAGTTGPVADAGKASGYGIRQASSVPTGGGFLRVQMGGPGGGMSRMPSGPAGGTAFPGSPGSPASPGGIGGWNGSLGTSRDPATNQGGLPQQQQQQLPGNAIGGTNATVPDNGTASQRLQAPTPAISPGDFAVVPSPGALAPSTSGAPNAQASARIATTTAPDAAPPSSPAPSPAMANVPGLTAGPRLSPSTAPLQPAPPVIHSAPAVPTIPFSVESAPARKAAPTTTTEATAAAADRAPATPSKPAVRTPASEPSPTAAAAPPRAATESERAPPAASAPQAKPSAETTADVERPATRGLFGLAPAPFVEGDFIAAVHTREGSWVVVQSVPESFPNAWQRRVLLWFLIASAIVAPAGWLFSRRLVRPIAGFARAADQLGRDPAAPVLALEGPAEIGRAAQAFNRMQARLRSFVDDRTVMIGAISHDLRTPLTRLRFRIEDVPDEVRAGMLEDVEEMELMIGSVLSFIRDASVVSARERMDFASLVEDVVEQAVFVGKDVLLLQRTEHAQVEVDVIGMRRVLDNLIENAVKYGNQARVRLFIDGPDAVVEISDRGPGLPPDELERVFKPFYRTPQARSSRAAGSGLGLAVCRSIARAHGGDVVLKPGSHGLLAHVRVPLALDAPRREVPPLEHSASSC, from the coding sequence ATGAACTCCCAAGGTACCGCGCGCCGCTGGCCGGGTCCCCCGCTGGCCCTGCAGATCACCGGCCTGTTACTCGCGGGCCTGGTGGTGGCGCAGATCGTGACGCTGGCACTCACCGTGCTGCTGCCGCCCGAGCCGCAGCGCCAGTGGGAGCTGGGCGACATCGCACGCGTGCTCTCGGGCCGTGCCGCCGAAGGCCGCAATGCGAGCCTGCTGCAGCGCTCGCTGCAGGCAGGCGCGCCCGAGCCCAAGGGCCAGGGCTGGCTCACCTCCGAACGCTCGCGCCGCGACCTCGCGCAACTGCTGGAACGCGACGAGAGCGAGGTGCGGCTCTACTTCTTCACGCCGCTGCCCTTTGCCGGCACGACAGGGCCGGTGGCCGACGCGGGCAAGGCGTCGGGGTACGGCATCCGCCAGGCATCGTCCGTGCCCACCGGAGGTGGCTTCCTTCGGGTACAGATGGGCGGGCCGGGCGGGGGCATGTCCAGGATGCCTTCGGGTCCGGCGGGAGGAACGGCATTCCCCGGAAGCCCCGGAAGCCCGGCAAGCCCCGGAGGCATCGGCGGCTGGAACGGAAGCCTCGGCACCAGCCGGGACCCGGCCACCAACCAGGGCGGGCTCCCGCAGCAGCAGCAGCAGCAGCTACCGGGCAATGCGATTGGCGGCACCAATGCCACGGTTCCGGACAACGGCACGGCCAGCCAGCGGCTGCAGGCGCCCACGCCCGCCATATCTCCGGGGGACTTCGCCGTTGTGCCATCGCCCGGCGCACTGGCACCCTCCACTTCGGGCGCACCGAATGCGCAAGCATCTGCGCGCATTGCCACCACCACCGCGCCCGACGCGGCGCCGCCCTCGTCGCCTGCGCCCTCGCCCGCCATGGCCAACGTCCCCGGCCTGACCGCCGGGCCCCGGCTCTCGCCCTCCACCGCACCGCTCCAGCCCGCCCCGCCCGTCATTCATTCGGCGCCTGCGGTGCCCACCATTCCGTTCTCCGTCGAAAGCGCACCGGCACGCAAGGCTGCGCCAACGACCACAACCGAAGCCACCGCCGCTGCGGCCGATCGCGCACCCGCGACGCCGTCGAAGCCCGCCGTGCGCACGCCGGCATCCGAACCGTCCCCAACCGCCGCGGCGGCACCGCCGCGCGCCGCCACGGAATCGGAACGCGCGCCGCCGGCCGCCAGCGCGCCGCAGGCAAAGCCCTCCGCCGAGACCACCGCCGACGTCGAACGCCCCGCCACGCGCGGCCTCTTCGGCCTCGCGCCCGCGCCCTTCGTCGAAGGCGACTTCATCGCCGCCGTCCACACGCGCGAAGGCAGCTGGGTGGTGGTGCAGTCGGTGCCCGAGTCTTTTCCGAACGCATGGCAACGCCGCGTGCTGCTGTGGTTCCTGATCGCCTCCGCCATCGTCGCGCCGGCGGGCTGGCTGTTCTCGCGCCGGCTGGTGCGGCCGATTGCCGGCTTTGCGCGCGCCGCCGACCAGCTGGGCCGCGACCCGGCCGCCCCCGTGCTGGCCCTCGAAGGCCCCGCCGAGATCGGCCGCGCCGCCCAGGCCTTCAACCGCATGCAGGCGCGGCTGCGCAGCTTCGTCGACGACCGCACGGTGATGATCGGCGCCATCAGCCACGACCTGCGCACGCCGCTCACGCGGCTGCGCTTTCGCATCGAGGACGTGCCCGACGAAGTGCGCGCCGGCATGCTGGAAGACGTCGAGGAAATGGAGCTGATGATCGGCTCGGTGCTCAGCTTCATCCGCGATGCGTCGGTGGTCAGCGCGCGCGAGCGCATGGACTTCGCGAGCCTGGTCGAGGACGTGGTCGAGCAGGCCGTGTTCGTCGGCAAGGACGTGCTGCTGCTGCAGCGCACCGAGCACGCGCAGGTGGAGGTCGACGTGATCGGAATGCGCCGCGTGCTCGACAACCTCATCGAGAACGCCGTCAAGTATGGCAACCAGGCGCGTGTGCGCCTGTTCATCGACGGTCCCGACGCGGTGGTGGAGATCAGCGACCGCGGACCGGGCCTGCCGCCCGATGAGCTGGAGCGCGTGTTCAAGCCCTTCTATCGCACGCCGCAGGCCCGCTCCTCACGCGCCGCGGGCAGCGGCCTGGGGCTGGCCGTATGCCGGTCGATCGCGCGCGCGCACGGCGGCGACGTGGTGCTGAAGCCGGGCTCGCACGGGCTGCTGGCGCATGTGCGTGTGCCGCTGGCGCTGGATGCACCGCGCCGCGAGGTGCCGCCCCTGGAGCACAGCGCCTCCTCCTGCTGA
- a CDS encoding response regulator produces the protein MIRYPIRRNVNLSTRILIVDDDAGIRSLVASFLEKHGFQVDGAGHPAEMRERLAQADYALIVLDVMMPGEDGLSALRELQRIGGPPVIMLSAVGTDIDRIVGLEIGAEDYLAKPCNPRELLARIRTVLRRAAKPSAAQAAPAVRQAAGDAPATLLYFAGWRIDLETRLLHDPKDQPVDLSDGEFRLLRALVEHPRRVLTRDQLVQYALGAESDSYDRAIDVQISRLRRKLASGEARADLIRTVRNEGYMFVPAVTRTPEA, from the coding sequence ATGATCCGCTACCCGATCCGCCGCAACGTGAACCTGTCCACCCGCATCCTCATCGTCGACGACGACGCCGGCATCCGCAGCCTGGTGGCGTCCTTCCTGGAAAAGCATGGCTTCCAGGTCGACGGGGCCGGCCATCCGGCGGAGATGCGCGAACGCCTTGCACAGGCCGACTACGCGCTCATCGTGCTCGACGTGATGATGCCCGGCGAAGACGGCCTGAGCGCGCTGCGCGAGCTGCAGCGCATCGGCGGGCCGCCGGTCATCATGCTGTCGGCCGTGGGCACCGACATTGACCGCATCGTGGGCCTGGAGATCGGCGCCGAAGACTACCTGGCCAAGCCGTGCAACCCGCGCGAGCTGCTGGCGCGCATCCGCACCGTGCTGCGGCGCGCGGCCAAGCCTTCTGCCGCCCAGGCCGCGCCGGCCGTGCGGCAAGCGGCGGGCGATGCGCCTGCCACGCTGCTGTACTTCGCGGGCTGGCGCATCGACCTCGAAACCCGCCTGCTGCACGACCCGAAGGACCAGCCCGTGGACCTGTCCGACGGCGAGTTCCGCCTGCTTCGCGCGCTGGTGGAGCATCCGCGCCGCGTGCTTACGCGCGACCAGCTGGTGCAGTACGCGCTCGGCGCGGAAAGCGATTCGTACGACCGCGCGATCGATGTGCAGATCAGCCGCCTGCGCCGCAAGCTGGCCTCCGGCGAAGCGCGTGCCGACCTGATCCGCACGGTGCGCAACGAGGGCTACATGTTCGTGCCCGCAGTTACGCGCACGCCCGAGGCCTGA